In Nicotiana tabacum cultivar K326 chromosome 17, ASM71507v2, whole genome shotgun sequence, one DNA window encodes the following:
- the LOC107772793 gene encoding subtilisin-like protease 4, producing the protein MNEEPQGFTIVTVPHVLPAAHISFIDGLKIKAYINTTSTPVASFLFKGTIFGDDHAPAVAALSSRGPFPESPGILKPDIIGPGISILAAWPTSVENNTNTKSTFNIFSGTSMSCPHLSGVLTLIKSAHPEWSPAAIKSAIMTTADLMNLGNNPIEDERGLRADFFATGAGHVNPLRANDLGLIYDIQPNDYIPYLCGLYPSRAVSLIVLKEVNCSSTIPEAELNYPSFTIKLGSDFQVYTRTDQCGRARLILYSGDCATPRS; encoded by the coding sequence ATGAACGAGGAGCCACAAGGCTTCACTATAGTAACTGTCCCTCACGTTCTTCCAGCAGCTCATATCAGTTTTATTGATGGCCTGAAAATCAAAGCCTACATAAATACAACATCAACTCCTGTGGCTTCATTTTTGTTTAAAGGAACTATATTTGGGGATGATCATGCTCCAGCAGTTGCAGCCCTTTCATCTAGAGGTCCTTTTCCGGAAAGCCCTGGCATTTTGAAACCTGACATTATTGGTCCTGGTATTAGCATCCTTGCAGCGTGGCCAACATCCGTGGAGAACAATACCAACACGAAGTCTACCTTTAACATATTTTCTGGCACATCAATGTCCTGTCCTCACCTTTCAGGAGTTTTGACATTAATCAAGAGTGCACATCCAGAATGGTCTCCAGCTGCTATCAAGTCAGCAATCATGACAACCGCTGATCTTATGAACCTTGGCAATAATCCTATTGAAGATGAAAGGGGCCTCCGAGCTGACTTCTTTGCTACTGGTGCAGGCCACGTTAACCCATTAAGAGCAAATGATCTGGGGCTGATCTATGACATCCAACCAAATGATTATATACCTTATTTATGTGGGTTGTATCCAAGTAGAGCTGTTAGTTTGATTGTTTTGAAAGAAGTAAACTGCTCATCAACCATCCCTGAAGCAGAACTTAACTATCCATCCTTTACAATTAAACTTGGATCTGATTTTCAAGTATACACAAGGACTGACCAATGTGGGCGAGCCCGTCTCATCTTATACTCTGGAGATTGTGCCACCCCAAGGAGTTGA